A window of the Brassica oleracea var. oleracea cultivar TO1000 chromosome C1, BOL, whole genome shotgun sequence genome harbors these coding sequences:
- the LOC106330301 gene encoding uncharacterized mitochondrial protein AtMg00310-like, giving the protein MACFLLPKTVCKKIVSIMSEFWWKNKLESRGIYWKSWDHMCKPKANGGLGFKDIEAFNLALLGKQLWRMLSVKDSLFTRVFKSRYFAKSDPLSAGLGSGPFYAWRSIHAAQKLIQQGARVLIGSGEDTKVFQDSWIGQQPARRAQVVRWNRRDSRQYLCHNLRVREMLINQGREWNMELLTRIFPDDEARNISKIRTCGNGSKDIYIWDYNKKGYYTVKSGYWVQVNVLDRYAAVEID; this is encoded by the coding sequence ATGGCGTGCTTCCTGTTACCCAAAACGGTCTGCAAGAAGATTGTTTCCATTATGTCGGAATTCTGGTGGAAAAACAAGCTGGAAAGCAGAGGTATTTATTGGAAGAGCTGGGATCATATGTGTAAGCCGAAAGCAAATGGGGGTTTAGGTTTCAAAGATATCGAGGCATTTAATCTAGCATTGCTAGGGAAACAACTGTGGAGAATGCTGTCTGTTAAGGACTCTCTGTTCACTCGAGTCTTCAAGAGCAGGTACTTTGCGAAGTCTGATCCGCTGAGCGCAGGATTAGGATCGGGGCCATTTTACGCTTGGCGAAGCATCCATGCAGCACAAAAGCTGATTCAACAAGGGGCTCGAGTTTTGATTGGCAGTGGAGAGGATACAAAAGTATTCCAAGATTCATGGATCGGTCAGCAACCAGCAAGAAGAGCACAGGTGGTGAGGTGGAACAGACGGGACTCAAGACAATACCTCTGCCACAATCTAAGAGTAAGGGAGATGTTGATCAACCAGGGAAGAGAGTGGAACATGGAGCTTTTGACAAGAATTTTCCCAGATGATGAAGCGAGAAATATATCAAAGATCAGAACTTGTGGGAATGGCAGTAAGGATATCTACATCTGGGATTACAACAAAAAAGGGTACTACACGGTCAAATCTGGTTACTGGGTTCAAGTCAATGTCCTTGATAGATATGCAGCAGTGGAGATTGATTAA